Proteins from one Shewanella pealeana ATCC 700345 genomic window:
- a CDS encoding OmpA family protein has product MKTYPFCSSSSVLITALLCPLVVQAAENESQQTEHMWSQGWYLGGQFGLATTNVSNAGLDELYEQAGIDASSTKVDDSGASYGLFLGYKFNQYFSVEAGYLDLGERSVEFSGQTTDLDAYYDLAEHVYPETGDGWSLSVLGTYPLSERFSVTGKLGYFAWELDAVTSSIADEASQVGSDSHSGSGVWLGAELGYQINHDMQAYVSYQHMPLDADEVGVFALGLRYWFGSDSRDAAPVLPAAVVPTLAKIGSDGDSDSDGVFNAQDQCLDTPSTHAVDSRGCTLFAPRVVEMKLTVLYENDSDKIDLSNTDKIQKLADFIEQYDIKQITVFGHTSAVGSQAYNQKLSERRAASVAEMLAADFNIATGIIKAVGKGESEPISHIPEQNRRIEVYLNEELNLPVLKQ; this is encoded by the coding sequence ATGAAAACTTATCCGTTTTGCTCGTCTTCAAGCGTTTTAATTACAGCACTACTTTGCCCTCTAGTGGTACAAGCCGCGGAAAATGAGTCGCAACAAACCGAGCATATGTGGTCTCAGGGTTGGTATCTCGGTGGACAGTTTGGTTTAGCGACAACCAATGTGTCTAACGCGGGATTAGATGAGCTATATGAGCAAGCAGGGATCGATGCGAGTAGCACTAAAGTTGATGATTCTGGAGCGAGTTATGGTCTATTTCTAGGTTATAAGTTCAATCAATATTTTAGTGTGGAAGCGGGATACCTTGATTTGGGCGAGCGTAGCGTCGAATTTTCTGGGCAAACAACCGATTTAGATGCTTATTATGATTTAGCCGAGCATGTATACCCTGAAACCGGTGATGGCTGGTCCTTGAGTGTATTGGGGACCTATCCCCTCAGCGAACGCTTCAGTGTTACAGGCAAGCTGGGTTATTTTGCTTGGGAGTTAGATGCCGTCACCTCTTCGATTGCAGATGAGGCCAGTCAAGTAGGCTCAGACTCCCACTCTGGCTCTGGAGTTTGGTTGGGCGCCGAGCTAGGTTATCAAATTAATCATGATATGCAGGCCTATGTTAGCTATCAGCATATGCCACTTGATGCCGATGAAGTCGGGGTGTTTGCTTTAGGTCTTAGATACTGGTTTGGCTCTGATTCTCGTGATGCCGCGCCAGTTTTACCTGCCGCAGTCGTGCCGACGCTTGCTAAAATTGGTAGTGATGGTGATAGTGATAGTGATGGCGTGTTTAACGCGCAAGATCAGTGTCTAGATACGCCGAGCACTCATGCGGTAGATAGCCGAGGCTGCACTCTGTTTGCCCCGAGAGTGGTCGAGATGAAGCTAACAGTCTTGTATGAGAATGACAGCGATAAGATCGACCTAAGCAACACAGATAAAATCCAAAAGCTAGCCGACTTTATCGAGCAATATGATATTAAACAGATCACAGTATTTGGTCATACATCGGCTGTAGGGTCTCAAGCATACAATCAAAAATTATCTGAGCGCCGCGCCGCATCTGTGGCTGAAATGCTAGCGGCAGACTTTAATATCGCTACAGGTATCATCAAAGCCGTGGGTAAGGGGGAGTCTGAACCTATCAGCCATATCCCAGAACAAAATCGACGCATTGAGGTTTATCTTAACGAGGAACTCAATCTACCAGTGTTAAAGCAATGA
- a CDS encoding TorD/DmsD family molecular chaperone, which yields MNRTLAEITPTLAANMYHDPSDKMLEVYKEHDFNACYPLLTESQTRSEGVALISNYITQYTSEQFPALLLDFNQLFIGPGKMKVPLWGSYYLSEDNLLCGPSTQKLQERIDALGIKLSTSDGDNQPVDHISLVLQLVEFTLNEGKTLELKVIVGEHLAVWGYRIAELIIEHAQTDFYLGWGLLLKDYLDVLVESNGVIVQERTLWG from the coding sequence ATGAATAGAACACTGGCTGAAATCACCCCCACCTTAGCTGCCAATATGTACCATGATCCCAGCGATAAGATGCTAGAGGTCTATAAAGAGCATGACTTCAACGCATGTTACCCTCTGCTAACAGAGAGCCAGACCCGCAGCGAAGGCGTTGCACTAATTAGCAACTACATCACTCAATACACCAGTGAACAATTTCCAGCTCTATTATTGGATTTTAATCAGTTATTTATAGGCCCTGGTAAAATGAAGGTTCCATTATGGGGCTCATATTACTTGAGTGAAGATAACCTGCTGTGTGGGCCAAGCACACAGAAACTCCAAGAACGCATCGATGCACTAGGTATAAAACTCAGTACCTCAGATGGTGATAATCAGCCCGTCGACCACATATCTTTGGTGCTACAACTGGTGGAATTTACCCTTAATGAAGGGAAAACATTAGAGCTTAAAGTTATCGTAGGGGAGCATCTAGCGGTTTGGGGATATAGAATCGCCGAGCTCATCATTGAACATGCGCAGACTGACTTCTACTTAGGCTGGGGGTTATTGCTGAAAGATTACCTAGATGTGTTAGTCGAGTCTAACGGCGTCATAGTGCAAGAGCGAACGCTATGGGGGTAA
- a CDS encoding OPT family oligopeptide transporter codes for MMPNTPQISSPPLSIRAIVTGMILGSILVLCNLYMGLRIGWSINMSVLASLLGFIAWKGIGATIPCRAWSPREANIQQTAASAAGGTLSAGLVSAIPAYMILSESEFDYWPMVIWMISISLLGICVASAIRPAMLHNERLRFPAGIATAEVINDMFSGARIARHKTLALLSAMAVTIAHRIFIPVSYKIPLGFSIPGQGAVAGSSISAKNLGFIIDPSYMLLAFGAIIGTKSALSLFAGALIAWLGLGPYIVGQGWEQAGPADGHWFSYLIDWLVWPGVAMMLASAVTTTAISLFKSQKKARITLMWGWQEYLLLSVLTPILIGLQVYLFDISWFAAMLAVPLAFIFAIVAAQVVGETGIPPIGALGKLSQLSFSVISPGNLTTNLMTANVASGAAGQATDLLNDFKAGQLLGTNPRHQMFAQAMGILVGCVTSAGVFMLLIPNPAEQLMTEQWPAPGVAAWTAIAQALTQGLEAIPQSARYAMFIGIVVATLNELMLLVVKPKWHPYLPSMSAMGLAFVLPAQVSIMLCIGALLAWVLRQLAPRWSKRFLIALAAGCIAGESIAGVLGSLLFMIKP; via the coding sequence ATGATGCCCAATACACCTCAAATTAGCTCTCCTCCATTATCTATACGCGCGATAGTTACAGGCATGATCCTAGGCAGCATTCTGGTTCTGTGTAATCTATACATGGGGCTGCGTATTGGCTGGTCAATCAATATGTCGGTACTGGCATCCTTGCTCGGTTTTATTGCTTGGAAGGGGATCGGTGCGACTATCCCTTGCCGTGCTTGGAGCCCCCGTGAAGCAAACATACAGCAAACGGCGGCCTCTGCCGCGGGAGGCACATTATCGGCAGGACTCGTATCCGCCATCCCCGCCTATATGATCCTCAGTGAGTCTGAGTTTGATTATTGGCCGATGGTGATTTGGATGATAAGCATTAGCCTACTTGGGATCTGTGTCGCTTCAGCCATCAGACCCGCCATGTTACATAATGAGCGTTTACGTTTTCCCGCCGGGATAGCGACTGCTGAGGTCATTAATGATATGTTTAGTGGCGCACGCATTGCCCGCCATAAAACACTGGCATTACTATCGGCCATGGCCGTGACCATAGCACATCGCATCTTTATCCCTGTCAGCTACAAAATACCACTGGGGTTTTCCATACCAGGCCAGGGAGCGGTAGCTGGAAGCAGTATTAGCGCAAAAAACTTAGGCTTTATCATCGATCCCTCATACATGCTACTCGCTTTTGGCGCCATTATTGGAACCAAGTCGGCATTAAGCCTATTTGCAGGTGCACTCATCGCTTGGTTAGGACTAGGCCCCTATATTGTGGGACAAGGCTGGGAACAAGCAGGGCCTGCAGATGGTCATTGGTTCAGTTACTTAATTGACTGGCTCGTTTGGCCCGGCGTAGCAATGATGCTCGCGTCCGCCGTTACCACTACCGCGATCTCATTATTTAAGTCACAGAAGAAAGCTAGAATTACCTTGATGTGGGGCTGGCAGGAGTATTTACTACTGTCAGTATTAACCCCGATCCTCATAGGTTTGCAAGTTTATCTATTCGATATTAGCTGGTTTGCGGCAATGCTGGCCGTGCCTTTAGCGTTTATATTTGCAATCGTTGCAGCGCAAGTTGTAGGTGAAACTGGCATCCCGCCTATCGGCGCATTAGGTAAGTTATCACAACTGAGTTTTTCGGTGATCAGCCCAGGAAATCTAACCACTAACTTGATGACTGCTAATGTCGCCAGTGGCGCTGCGGGTCAAGCGACAGATCTTCTCAACGACTTTAAGGCGGGTCAGTTACTTGGTACAAACCCTCGCCATCAAATGTTTGCTCAAGCAATGGGAATTTTGGTTGGTTGTGTAACCAGCGCTGGGGTTTTCATGCTGTTAATTCCCAACCCTGCAGAACAGCTAATGACAGAGCAGTGGCCAGCGCCAGGCGTTGCAGCTTGGACAGCCATAGCCCAGGCATTGACTCAAGGGTTAGAGGCCATCCCTCAGTCGGCACGATATGCGATGTTTATCGGCATCGTGGTCGCGACGCTCAATGAACTTATGCTATTGGTAGTCAAACCCAAATGGCATCCTTACCTGCCAAGTATGTCAGCCATGGGATTGGCATTCGTACTGCCTGCTCAAGTCAGCATTATGTTGTGCATTGGTGCTTTACTGGCTTGGGTATTAAGACAACTGGCTCCTCGCTGGTCAAAACGATTCTTAATCGCCCTAGCGGCAGGCTGCATAGCCGGAGAGAGTATCGCCGGCGTATTAGGTTCACTGCTATTTATGATTAAGCCCTAA
- a CDS encoding molybdopterin-dependent oxidoreductase: protein MERRTFLKFTAAAAAVATVTGCDSSSASDPLPTPSEPVLPPVGEGVTWGSCATNCWQACPLKVHSKDGVITRIETEGKATDDWDSFEHEIRPCPRGRSMRQKVYNHDRLKYPMKRVGRRGSDEFVRISWQEAVSSVAAAMQKTYAEYGKNAIFMPLGGGSHDLNTGVTQSSVRLLNMAGGCLFFHNDYSASQYREGSAGMYGYLASNDGDTVGFWNTGSSLRSLENSDLMVCFGYNPMEARLGGAGSGYEYLNVKKKNNFKTYYIDPRFTDTAVTATDEWVPIRPGTDAALCEALAHVLIADGYADIPFLEQYTFGYDKYQDYILGVTDGIAKTPERAESICGIPAEKIREIAQAIGAASAPFVTQGFGPQRQGNGENNARAVMMLPLLVGKISGAGTNHGGTPGNDGLSHYAMMPADSLKDLMNMKIMDVTIPAASHLDAIEFGTEMKPSTHDVRYSDKSLMDADTPLETNVRFLWLASSNMLANQNGDINRADRLLNDESLVDFVVVVEQHMTASAKYADIILPEVSWLEMYDVIQSYNKMDCGSLMYAYGITPAVDPMFECKPAYDICHMIANELGIGSKFTNGGMTYLDQVRKVFTEFKKSNPWIQGDTFEEFVSFGPQRQPAGEHPNVGKIRDFVANPEQNPLGTPSGKVEIYSQYFESKQSQAEGTDEINPLPVYFACDESYEDATAAEYPLQCINYHGKHSAHSIHASTPWLNEVLEHHLWLNPIDAGAAGLINGQKVIVESRRGKLEITARVTPRIVPGVVAMPQGQWRRMKGDIDVGGCANTLTDSKPSPVAKSFRSNTNRVRVYSA from the coding sequence ATGGAACGTCGTACGTTTCTTAAATTCACCGCGGCGGCAGCGGCTGTAGCGACTGTTACAGGTTGTGACAGTAGCAGTGCCAGCGATCCTCTGCCGACTCCGAGCGAGCCAGTGCTTCCTCCAGTTGGAGAAGGTGTGACATGGGGCTCATGTGCCACGAACTGCTGGCAAGCATGTCCATTAAAAGTACACAGTAAAGATGGCGTGATCACGCGCATTGAAACTGAAGGCAAAGCTACGGACGATTGGGATAGTTTCGAGCATGAAATTCGCCCTTGCCCTCGCGGCCGCTCAATGCGTCAGAAGGTTTACAACCACGATCGTCTTAAGTACCCAATGAAACGCGTAGGACGTCGAGGTTCTGATGAATTCGTGCGTATTAGCTGGCAAGAAGCTGTCTCTAGCGTCGCCGCAGCGATGCAAAAGACCTACGCTGAATACGGTAAGAACGCCATTTTCATGCCTCTGGGCGGCGGTTCTCACGATCTAAATACTGGTGTGACTCAATCCAGTGTTCGTCTACTAAATATGGCTGGCGGATGCCTTTTCTTCCATAACGATTACTCTGCATCTCAGTACCGTGAAGGCTCTGCTGGTATGTACGGATACCTAGCATCTAACGATGGTGATACCGTCGGTTTTTGGAATACGGGCTCTAGCCTGCGTAGCCTAGAAAATAGCGATCTGATGGTCTGCTTCGGCTATAACCCAATGGAAGCCCGTTTGGGTGGCGCAGGTTCTGGTTATGAATATTTGAATGTTAAGAAGAAAAATAACTTCAAGACATACTATATCGACCCACGGTTTACCGATACAGCCGTAACCGCTACCGATGAGTGGGTGCCTATCCGCCCAGGTACTGACGCAGCATTATGTGAAGCATTAGCACATGTATTGATAGCAGATGGCTACGCGGATATCCCATTCCTTGAGCAGTACACTTTTGGCTACGATAAATACCAAGATTACATCTTAGGTGTTACCGACGGCATCGCTAAGACGCCAGAGCGCGCCGAAAGTATCTGTGGTATCCCGGCAGAGAAGATCCGTGAAATAGCTCAAGCAATTGGAGCCGCGTCAGCGCCATTCGTGACACAGGGTTTCGGTCCACAACGTCAAGGTAATGGTGAGAACAACGCACGTGCTGTGATGATGCTGCCGTTACTCGTCGGTAAGATTAGTGGCGCGGGGACTAACCACGGCGGCACCCCTGGTAACGATGGTTTATCCCATTACGCCATGATGCCGGCTGATTCGCTCAAAGATCTTATGAACATGAAGATCATGGACGTTACGATCCCAGCAGCATCACATCTAGACGCCATCGAGTTCGGCACAGAAATGAAGCCGAGCACCCATGATGTGCGTTATTCAGATAAGAGTCTGATGGATGCAGATACTCCGCTAGAAACTAACGTACGTTTCTTATGGTTAGCCTCATCCAATATGTTGGCTAACCAAAACGGTGATATCAACCGAGCTGACCGCCTACTTAACGACGAGAGCCTAGTGGACTTTGTTGTTGTAGTTGAACAGCATATGACGGCCTCAGCAAAGTATGCCGACATCATCCTACCGGAAGTAAGCTGGCTTGAGATGTATGACGTCATCCAAAGCTACAACAAGATGGACTGTGGTTCATTGATGTACGCCTACGGGATCACCCCTGCTGTGGACCCTATGTTCGAATGTAAGCCTGCCTATGACATCTGCCATATGATCGCCAACGAGCTAGGCATAGGCAGTAAATTCACCAATGGTGGCATGACCTACTTAGATCAGGTGCGTAAGGTCTTTACCGAGTTCAAGAAAAGCAATCCATGGATCCAAGGTGACACCTTCGAAGAGTTTGTTAGCTTTGGTCCTCAGCGCCAACCCGCTGGTGAGCACCCCAACGTAGGTAAGATCCGCGACTTCGTCGCCAACCCTGAACAAAACCCTCTAGGTACACCTAGCGGCAAGGTCGAGATCTACTCTCAATATTTCGAGAGTAAGCAGAGCCAAGCTGAAGGCACCGACGAGATCAACCCACTGCCCGTCTACTTTGCCTGTGACGAGTCATATGAAGATGCTACTGCTGCAGAATACCCGCTGCAGTGCATTAACTATCACGGTAAACATAGCGCTCACAGTATCCATGCCAGTACACCTTGGCTCAATGAAGTACTCGAGCATCACCTATGGCTAAACCCAATAGATGCAGGTGCTGCAGGCCTTATCAATGGCCAAAAGGTCATTGTTGAGAGCCGCAGAGGCAAGCTCGAAATTACCGCTCGCGTCACTCCTAGAATCGTCCCTGGTGTTGTGGCAATGCCTCAAGGCCAATGGCGTCGTATGAAAGGGGATATCGATGTGGGTGGCTGCGCAAATACCCTGACCGACAGTAAGCCTAGTCCGGTTGCTAAGTCATTCCGTTCTAATACTAACCGAGTCAGAGTTTACTCGGCATAG
- a CDS encoding DMSO/selenate family reductase complex B subunit, with protein sequence MQLGFYVDTAICSGCKACMVSCKDKNDLNVGRNFRRVYEYAGGSCTDNGNGVFSQSVFAYYTSISCNHCNTPACTTACPTGAMHKRAEDGLVMIHDDICIGCSSCSQACPYDAPQLDEARGKMTKCDGCIDRLNAGKQPMCVDSCIHRALDFGPIDELRAKYGDTAEIAPLPSASITKPNLILKVHPDGQPVGSGAGSVVNPNEV encoded by the coding sequence ATGCAATTAGGATTCTATGTTGATACAGCAATCTGTTCAGGCTGCAAGGCCTGTATGGTCTCCTGTAAAGATAAGAATGACCTGAATGTAGGTCGTAACTTCCGCCGCGTATATGAATATGCGGGCGGAAGCTGTACGGATAATGGTAATGGCGTATTTTCACAATCCGTTTTTGCCTACTACACGTCAATCTCTTGTAATCATTGCAACACCCCAGCTTGTACTACGGCTTGTCCAACTGGCGCTATGCATAAGCGCGCAGAAGATGGACTGGTCATGATTCATGACGACATCTGTATCGGTTGCTCATCTTGCTCACAGGCATGTCCATACGACGCGCCTCAACTTGATGAAGCCCGAGGAAAAATGACCAAGTGTGACGGCTGTATTGACAGACTCAACGCGGGGAAACAGCCCATGTGTGTTGATAGCTGTATCCATCGAGCATTGGACTTCGGCCCTATCGATGAGTTGCGCGCTAAATATGGGGATACAGCAGAAATTGCCCCGTTACCGTCAGCAAGCATCACCAAACCAAACTTAATTCTTAAAGTACACCCTGACGGTCAACCTGTAGGTTCAGGCGCCGGTTCAGTAGTAAATCCAAACGAGGTATAA
- a CDS encoding DmsE family decaheme c-type cytochrome, translated as MRILLKIGVLIAFCATTLLAAPSAQADQVATPLEQQLVNKFTEANYSKKGADTCLMCHKKSQPVMAIFNSPHGDTNQGPMAGLQCEACHGPQGKHKGKNEPMLTFGDELSVEGRNSVCESCHSQEHTPFHDQACSDCHNIHQAQLTAEQPQAQCANCHMQQESAQFKRSTHLEHLVCSDCHNPHEEAPLSVNDTCYSCHAEKRGPALWEHAPVVEDCTTCHNPHGSVNDNLLNSRAPQLCQSCHSQAGHPGDVHNNLDGFTQGQSCMNCHSKIHGSNHPAGHLFTK; from the coding sequence ATGAGAATCTTACTAAAAATCGGAGTGTTAATAGCCTTCTGCGCTACCACACTCCTTGCTGCGCCAAGCGCTCAAGCCGACCAAGTCGCTACTCCTTTAGAGCAGCAACTGGTTAATAAATTCACCGAGGCTAACTACTCTAAAAAAGGTGCTGACACCTGTCTTATGTGTCACAAGAAGTCTCAACCCGTTATGGCGATTTTCAATTCGCCACACGGTGATACCAACCAAGGCCCTATGGCTGGTCTTCAGTGTGAAGCCTGCCACGGACCACAAGGTAAGCACAAAGGTAAAAACGAGCCCATGCTCACCTTTGGTGATGAGCTATCCGTCGAAGGCCGTAACAGTGTTTGTGAGTCTTGCCACAGCCAAGAGCACACCCCGTTCCATGACCAAGCCTGCAGTGATTGTCACAACATTCACCAAGCACAGTTAACTGCAGAGCAACCTCAAGCGCAGTGCGCAAATTGCCATATGCAGCAAGAGTCTGCTCAATTTAAGCGCTCGACTCACTTAGAGCACTTAGTCTGCAGTGACTGCCATAACCCTCATGAAGAAGCGCCGCTATCAGTTAATGACACCTGTTACAGCTGTCATGCCGAGAAGCGCGGACCCGCCTTATGGGAGCACGCTCCTGTTGTTGAGGACTGCACCACCTGCCATAACCCTCATGGCTCCGTTAACGACAACCTACTTAACAGTCGTGCACCGCAATTATGCCAAAGCTGTCATAGCCAAGCTGGCCACCCAGGTGATGTGCATAACAACTTAGATGGTTTCACTCAGGGTCAATCGTGCATGAACTGCCACAGCAAAATTCATGGTTCGAACCACCCTGCTGGTCACTTATTTACAAAATAG
- a CDS encoding MtrB/PioB family outer membrane beta-barrel protein, translating to MMKAKLTLVALAVLSANATAANFAVPQHIETDYACQRCAAPEHNNTAGVMTEQSTHLDSQYGANADIQNKHYSVDANNAGADNGHLKAAAYYGDFALELAYVDRWNLDDNDIGAERKQLSAAAKYQTQLVSAFVKASSEDKQGQRISSTMKAGGVKTTNYLEAIDHTTQVMNAGVQLHGDFWNLGVAAFNSDFTDNAGIDADNSAQQASVKGALNVGSTRLSLSAASGKMIQDDAIEQDNSLVPISNFDGEVETLDYNARISSRFVGIKLSGFYRYSDRDNVSGSYEFFDGNQPPVINTPIDTSKTQYGVDASYRLGSAKFSAGFEQNDRTRSDSDREETQESELFARVDYRLGALNSHVKLTNGARTGSDYRIGEDIFEKYYLADRDRLSTELGLGYSHNNYGANLKVILASDDYANSSALQESDEVLVNFDGFYRFSEQLVLSAYAGTQTIDSLELHNTSISDEFSYFGFGLEQYQINDDISVGSSYTFSFSGSDTSVDSTEMGDYYQYQHLAEVHMDYRINARFSTRLAYTYERHYDTNYANQPIESINSIADLNQNYTDHKIGVFFTIKL from the coding sequence ATGATGAAGGCTAAACTCACTTTAGTAGCACTCGCTGTTCTCTCAGCCAACGCTACCGCAGCAAACTTCGCTGTGCCGCAACACATTGAAACAGACTATGCCTGTCAGCGTTGTGCTGCACCAGAGCACAACAACACTGCTGGCGTGATGACCGAGCAAAGTACTCACTTAGATAGTCAGTATGGTGCTAACGCCGATATCCAAAACAAGCACTACAGCGTAGATGCTAACAATGCGGGAGCTGATAATGGTCACTTAAAAGCAGCTGCTTACTATGGCGACTTTGCCTTGGAGCTGGCTTATGTTGACCGCTGGAACCTAGATGACAACGATATCGGCGCCGAGCGTAAGCAGTTATCTGCTGCTGCTAAGTATCAAACTCAGCTGGTTAGCGCGTTTGTTAAAGCAAGCTCGGAAGACAAACAGGGCCAGCGCATTTCATCAACAATGAAAGCTGGAGGGGTCAAAACAACTAACTATTTAGAAGCTATCGACCACACCACTCAGGTGATGAACGCAGGCGTGCAGTTGCACGGTGATTTTTGGAACCTAGGCGTTGCCGCCTTTAACTCTGACTTTACTGACAATGCTGGTATCGATGCCGATAACAGTGCCCAACAAGCTAGCGTCAAAGGGGCCCTTAATGTTGGCAGCACTCGCCTTAGTCTAAGTGCTGCCTCCGGCAAGATGATTCAGGATGATGCGATTGAGCAAGATAACTCGCTGGTACCTATCTCTAACTTCGATGGTGAAGTGGAAACCCTCGACTATAACGCCCGTATCAGCTCGCGCTTTGTTGGTATTAAGCTCAGCGGCTTTTATCGCTACAGTGACCGCGATAATGTCAGTGGCTCATATGAGTTTTTCGATGGCAATCAGCCACCCGTTATTAACACTCCAATCGACACCAGCAAGACCCAGTATGGCGTCGATGCCAGCTACCGTTTAGGCAGTGCTAAGTTCAGTGCAGGTTTTGAGCAAAACGACCGCACTCGCAGCGATAGTGACCGTGAAGAGACCCAAGAGAGTGAGCTGTTTGCACGCGTAGACTACCGCTTAGGCGCGCTTAATTCGCACGTTAAGCTCACCAACGGTGCACGCACTGGCTCTGACTACCGTATTGGCGAGGATATTTTTGAAAAGTACTACTTAGCCGACAGAGACCGCCTCAGCACTGAGCTTGGTCTGGGCTATAGCCACAATAACTATGGCGCAAACCTCAAAGTTATTTTAGCCAGCGATGACTACGCAAACAGCTCGGCACTGCAAGAATCTGATGAAGTGCTCGTTAACTTCGACGGCTTCTACCGCTTCAGTGAGCAGTTAGTGCTGAGCGCCTACGCGGGTACTCAGACCATCGACAGCTTAGAGCTACACAACACCAGTATCAGTGATGAGTTTAGCTATTTTGGTTTTGGTCTAGAGCAGTACCAAATTAACGACGATATCTCAGTCGGCAGCTCCTACACCTTCTCATTTTCTGGCAGTGACACCTCGGTCGATAGCACCGAGATGGGTGACTACTACCAGTACCAACACCTTGCTGAAGTCCATATGGATTACCGCATCAATGCGCGTTTCTCGACTCGTTTGGCTTACACCTACGAGCGCCACTACGACACGAATTACGCCAATCAACCGATTGAGAGCATCAACTCCATTGCTGACCTCAATCAGAATTACACCGACCACAAGATCGGTGTATTTTTCACAATCAAGCTTTGA
- a CDS encoding TetR/AcrR family transcriptional regulator encodes MIRRDREVKLLDIARELILEYGMVSFKFTDIAKRAEVSRATLYKYFSGKEDVLVSLFVHDAENTKQMLVDIQADLTLNNREKILLSLLAPVASSMETLNRSGTLLLSANPGIFMYASDKQQARLEQIVSEIRQITLEFWLVPFNQGHMGVAQELLEEAMALTFPYQRGCIVIPQSVMNVGKHIHYPLRRVFENLLKSTESLNWCEKHADVDYEKVLIGIGRHKKEGMIAC; translated from the coding sequence ATGATAAGACGGGATAGAGAAGTAAAGTTACTCGATATAGCCAGAGAATTGATCCTTGAATATGGCATGGTATCGTTTAAATTCACCGATATTGCCAAGCGTGCCGAAGTATCTCGAGCCACATTATATAAGTACTTTTCAGGCAAAGAAGATGTATTGGTGAGTCTGTTTGTTCATGATGCAGAAAATACAAAACAGATGCTGGTGGATATCCAGGCTGATCTTACACTTAATAATCGAGAGAAAATTTTACTCAGTTTGCTGGCTCCAGTTGCAAGCTCGATGGAAACATTAAATCGTTCCGGCACCTTGTTGTTAAGTGCCAACCCAGGGATCTTTATGTATGCGAGCGATAAACAGCAGGCGCGGCTTGAGCAGATCGTCTCCGAAATACGACAGATAACCCTCGAGTTTTGGCTCGTTCCCTTTAATCAAGGTCATATGGGGGTTGCTCAAGAGTTGCTAGAAGAGGCGATGGCATTGACCTTTCCTTATCAAAGGGGATGTATTGTTATCCCTCAAAGCGTGATGAACGTTGGTAAGCATATTCATTATCCTTTAAGGAGAGTATTTGAGAACCTGTTGAAATCGACAGAGTCATTGAATTGGTGTGAAAAGCACGCAGATGTTGATTATGAGAAAGTCTTGATTGGCATTGGTCGGCATAAGAAAGAGGGCATGATTGCCTGTTAG